A window of Halobellus sp. LT62 contains these coding sequences:
- a CDS encoding DNA-3-methyladenine glycosylase family protein, producing MTAHSGAGGDADATLETGAIDLSEIAGPFDLQSTLESGQSYLWNRPDGRMYESIDVHGGDAWYRTVVPPIDGVVDEDVFVRVRQRDGALEWEATADPVPALRHLLRLDDDLNEIYAAAPDDDVFARAFDEYRGMRLVRDPPFPCLVSFICSAQMRVSRIHGMQMALAEAFGEPREIGGKTVHAFPTPERLAAREEAELRELKLGYRAPYVRKTAEMVASGEAHPDEAVGLDYEDARESLTRFVGVGDKVADCVLLFSLGYLEAVPLDTWIRGAIADRFPECDRGNYTETSRALRERLGGEYAGYVQTYLFHYLRAGGEA from the coding sequence ATGACGGCACACTCCGGCGCGGGAGGCGACGCCGACGCGACACTCGAAACGGGGGCGATCGACCTCTCAGAAATTGCGGGGCCGTTCGATCTGCAGTCGACGCTGGAGAGCGGACAGTCGTACCTGTGGAACCGCCCCGACGGCAGGATGTACGAATCGATCGACGTCCACGGCGGCGACGCGTGGTACCGGACGGTCGTCCCCCCGATCGACGGCGTCGTCGACGAAGACGTCTTCGTGCGCGTCCGCCAGCGCGACGGCGCGTTGGAGTGGGAGGCGACCGCCGATCCGGTCCCCGCGTTGCGTCACCTGCTCCGGCTCGACGACGACCTGAACGAGATTTACGCCGCCGCGCCCGACGACGACGTCTTCGCGCGGGCGTTCGACGAATACCGGGGGATGCGGCTCGTCCGCGATCCGCCGTTTCCCTGCCTCGTCTCGTTCATCTGCTCGGCGCAGATGCGCGTCTCGCGGATCCACGGGATGCAGATGGCGCTGGCGGAGGCGTTCGGCGAGCCGCGGGAGATCGGCGGGAAGACCGTTCACGCGTTTCCGACGCCCGAGCGACTCGCCGCTCGCGAGGAGGCGGAGCTCCGCGAGTTGAAGCTCGGCTACCGCGCGCCCTACGTCCGAAAGACCGCCGAGATGGTCGCCTCGGGCGAGGCGCATCCGGACGAGGCGGTCGGCCTCGACTACGAGGACGCCCGCGAGTCGCTCACCCGGTTCGTCGGCGTGGGCGACAAGGTCGCCGACTGCGTGCTCCTGTTCTCGCTCGGATATCTCGAAGCCGTCCCGCTCGACACGTGGATTCGGGGTGCAATCGCCGACCGCTTCCCGGAGTGCGACCGCGGGAACTACACCGAGACGTCGCGCGCGCTCCGCGAACGACTCGGCGGCGAGTACGCGGGCTACGTCCAGACGTACCTCTTCCATTACCTCCGCGCCGGCGGCGAGGCGTGA
- a CDS encoding mechanosensitive ion channel family protein → MVRRSAGYVSLVAAVGLALAATAVRSSDGVAEVLVGGVQLQPLLSRGLVAAAVLAAATGAYLVVESVLASRLSNRRRSHDMRNVLRLGFGVVAAAGVAGVLTDQWLGVLFSLGVVGFAITFALQQPLLSLVGWFYIILKRPYGVGDRVEIADTRGDVIDVGFLTTTLWEVGGRLVTSGQPSGRVVTVPNAEVLSAQVVNDTTLFEFVWSEVSIQVAYETDLEFARETMIEEATDHLGAEMRRGIEAYRSELDRTAVELDVREGPVVNVVQQESWVELRLRFLSRSRQVTRNRNALYERILARFNEEPERVKFPVSRNR, encoded by the coding sequence GTGGTTCGTCGCTCAGCCGGATACGTCTCGCTCGTCGCCGCCGTCGGACTCGCACTCGCCGCGACCGCGGTCCGCTCCTCTGACGGGGTTGCCGAGGTTCTCGTCGGCGGCGTGCAACTGCAACCGCTTCTCTCGCGGGGATTGGTCGCCGCGGCCGTTCTCGCCGCAGCGACTGGCGCATACCTCGTCGTGGAGTCGGTACTCGCTTCGCGCCTGTCGAACAGGCGGCGGAGCCACGACATGCGGAACGTCCTCAGACTCGGGTTCGGCGTGGTCGCCGCGGCGGGCGTCGCGGGCGTTCTCACCGATCAGTGGCTCGGTGTCCTGTTCTCGCTCGGCGTCGTCGGCTTCGCGATCACCTTCGCGCTCCAACAGCCGCTTCTCTCCTTGGTCGGCTGGTTCTACATCATCCTGAAGCGACCCTACGGCGTCGGCGACAGAGTCGAGATCGCAGACACCCGCGGCGACGTCATCGACGTCGGGTTCCTGACGACGACGCTGTGGGAGGTCGGCGGGCGGCTCGTCACCTCCGGGCAGCCCTCGGGGCGGGTCGTCACCGTCCCGAACGCCGAAGTACTCTCCGCGCAGGTCGTCAACGACACGACCCTTTTCGAGTTCGTCTGGAGCGAGGTGTCGATTCAAGTGGCCTACGAGACCGATCTCGAATTCGCCCGCGAGACGATGATCGAGGAGGCGACCGACCACCTCGGCGCGGAGATGCGTCGCGGGATTGAGGCGTACCGCTCGGAACTCGACCGGACGGCCGTCGAACTGGACGTTCGGGAGGGGCCGGTGGTCAACGTGGTCCAGCAGGAGTCGTGGGTCGAACTCCGCCTGCGCTTTCTCTCGCGCTCCCGGCAGGTGACGCGAAACCGGAACGCGCTCTACGAGCGGATCCTCGCGCGCTTCAACGAAGAGCCCGAACGCGTGAAGTTCCCGGTCAGCCGGAATCGGTGA
- the malQ gene encoding 4-alpha-glucanotransferase, with product MRFDRRAGVFLHLTSLPGPHGIGDLGSGARAFVDWLADAEQSHWQFCPLGPTASVHGDSPYQAYSAFAGNPLLVSLERLVDAGHLDEIDLHSAPDFSPHEVDYETVREYKTDRLRAAAENFHRDAAATTREEFEAFRERESGWLDDYALFMALRTRYDGAWTDWPEPIRARESSALARHREELSEEIRYREFVQFAFDAQWRDLRRYADERGVEFVGDLPIYVALDSADVWANPEAFDLMEGGEPAAVAGVPPNPGDDGQRWGNPVYDWETLRANGYEWWLDRLDRLFDLVDVTRIDHFKGFDEFWAIPAESDDPGDGEWRDAPGVDFFETVAERLDDLPFVVEDLGFVDQSLVDLRERFGFPAMRVPHYADWCREGDMYQPMHYRENSVAYTSTHDTNTLYGYYESLPPQQRDCLHYNIGADGSEINWSMIEAVWRSDAALAFTTVQDVLGLGEEARFNRPGTASGNWAWRCTWEAFDDGLAARLARLTDEHIRD from the coding sequence ATGCGATTCGACCGACGAGCCGGGGTCTTCCTCCACCTCACATCGCTTCCCGGTCCGCACGGCATCGGCGACCTCGGCAGCGGCGCGCGCGCGTTCGTCGACTGGCTCGCCGACGCCGAACAGTCCCACTGGCAGTTCTGTCCGCTCGGACCGACAGCCTCGGTTCACGGGGACTCGCCGTATCAGGCTTACTCGGCGTTCGCCGGCAACCCGCTCCTCGTGAGCCTCGAGCGCCTCGTCGACGCGGGTCACCTCGACGAGATCGATCTGCATTCCGCTCCCGATTTCTCGCCCCACGAGGTCGACTACGAGACGGTCCGCGAGTACAAGACCGATCGGCTCCGGGCGGCCGCGGAGAACTTCCACAGGGACGCGGCCGCGACGACGCGGGAGGAGTTCGAGGCGTTCCGCGAGCGCGAGTCGGGCTGGCTCGATGACTACGCGCTCTTTATGGCGTTGCGGACGCGGTACGACGGCGCGTGGACCGACTGGCCCGAGCCGATCCGCGCCCGCGAATCGAGCGCGCTCGCGCGACACCGCGAGGAGCTGTCCGAGGAGATCCGCTACCGCGAGTTCGTTCAGTTCGCCTTCGACGCCCAGTGGCGCGACCTCAGACGCTACGCCGACGAGCGCGGCGTCGAATTCGTTGGCGACCTGCCGATCTACGTCGCGCTCGACAGCGCCGACGTCTGGGCGAATCCCGAGGCGTTCGACCTGATGGAGGGAGGCGAACCCGCCGCCGTCGCGGGCGTCCCGCCGAACCCCGGCGACGACGGGCAGCGCTGGGGGAACCCCGTCTACGACTGGGAGACGCTCCGAGCGAACGGCTACGAGTGGTGGCTCGATCGGCTCGACCGCCTGTTCGACCTCGTCGACGTCACCCGCATCGACCACTTCAAGGGGTTCGACGAGTTCTGGGCGATCCCGGCGGAGTCAGACGATCCCGGAGACGGCGAGTGGCGCGACGCGCCCGGCGTCGACTTCTTCGAGACCGTCGCCGAGCGACTCGACGACCTGCCGTTCGTCGTCGAGGACCTCGGCTTCGTCGACCAGTCGCTCGTCGACCTCCGCGAGCGCTTCGGCTTTCCCGCGATGCGCGTCCCCCACTACGCCGACTGGTGCCGCGAGGGCGATATGTACCAGCCGATGCACTACCGCGAGAACAGCGTCGCGTACACCTCGACGCACGACACGAACACGCTCTATGGGTACTACGAGTCGCTTCCGCCACAGCAGCGCGACTGCCTCCACTACAACATCGGCGCGGACGGCTCGGAGATCAACTGGTCGATGATCGAGGCGGTCTGGCGCTCCGACGCCGCGCTGGCGTTCACGACCGTTCAGGACGTCCTCGGTCTCGGCGAGGAGGCGCGGTTCAACCGCCCGGGAACCGCCTCGGGGAACTGGGCGTGGCGGTGTACGTGGGAGGCATTCGACGACGGCCTCGCGGCCCGACTCGCGCGCCTGACCGACGAGCACATCAGGGACTGA
- a CDS encoding SDR family oxidoreductase, which yields MHPKTALITGCSSGIGRAAALAFLEEDWCVYATARNPADIETLGEKGCRIATLDVTDGDDVDRVVDRVVEEEGHISCLVNNAGFGQMGPLEDVPTEQVHRQFEVNVYGPHRLIRAVLPHMRAQEDGTIVNVSSAAGRVSFPGGGVYSGSKFALEAMSDALRNEVDEYGIDVAVIEPGPVETSFAERVEREVNGDGENSDGTDTDAGDADTSAGDANESIAGIERSGAYESFYDLFSETQLIGGDGLGAISPERVAEDIVDAASSTKPRARYQPGTAARVAVLARHLPSRWLDTAYRYLRKL from the coding sequence GTGCATCCGAAAACGGCCCTCATCACCGGCTGTTCGTCCGGCATCGGCCGCGCGGCGGCACTGGCCTTCCTCGAGGAGGACTGGTGCGTCTACGCGACGGCCCGCAACCCCGCCGATATCGAGACGCTCGGCGAGAAGGGCTGCCGCATCGCGACGCTCGACGTCACCGACGGAGACGACGTCGACAGAGTGGTCGACCGCGTCGTCGAGGAGGAGGGGCACATCTCCTGTCTCGTCAACAACGCCGGGTTCGGGCAGATGGGGCCGCTCGAAGACGTTCCGACCGAACAGGTCCATCGGCAGTTCGAGGTGAACGTCTACGGCCCCCACCGGCTCATCCGCGCGGTCCTTCCACACATGCGAGCCCAAGAGGACGGGACCATCGTGAACGTCTCCAGCGCCGCCGGGCGCGTCTCGTTCCCCGGCGGCGGCGTCTACTCGGGATCGAAGTTCGCGCTCGAAGCGATGAGCGACGCCCTCCGCAACGAGGTCGACGAGTACGGCATCGACGTCGCCGTCATCGAGCCCGGCCCGGTCGAGACGAGCTTCGCAGAGCGCGTCGAGCGCGAAGTCAACGGCGACGGTGAGAACAGCGACGGCACGGACACCGATGCGGGCGACGCCGACACCAGTGCGGGCGACGCCAACGAGTCGATCGCTGGAATCGAACGATCGGGAGCCTACGAGTCGTTCTACGACCTCTTCTCGGAGACGCAGTTGATCGGCGGCGACGGACTCGGGGCCATCTCGCCCGAGCGCGTCGCCGAAGACATCGTCGACGCCGCGTCGTCGACGAAACCGCGAGCGCGTTATCAGCCCGGAACCGCCGCCCGCGTCGCCGTCCTCGCGCGGCACCTCCCCTCGCGGTGGCTCGACACGGCGTATCGGTACCTCAGAAAGCTGTAG
- a CDS encoding ArsA family ATPase, which produces MSSTDVDAAGGDEHESESDAPEGDTSIDVEAVESVGSEERDEPSGDLDDAALPESVDAPNYVLYGGKGGVGKTTMAAATALSSAAAGTSTLVVSTDPAHSLSDTLGVDVPPEPTRIRESMPLYAAEIDPDAVVAGPFSQGEDGGGATGQAGDDSGFDHDADVEGNPFADDANGGNGGPFADDGFAPGESDAGGASPFGDLGGMEELLGGTMGPGSMPGADEAAAMQQLLEYLDDPRFDRVVVDTAPTGHTLRLLELPEMMDTMLGRVAKLRQQFSGMMEGVKGMFGMGAQDAAAPDLDELRERIERLRAVLRDPRKTDFRVVMIPEEMSVVESERLVERLDGYGIPVQTLVVNRVMEDLADVTAAEVDNQWVVSPDLENCEFCQRRWGVQQDAIGRATELFRGRDVRRVPLLAEEVRGEGALRVVAACLA; this is translated from the coding sequence ATGTCGAGTACCGACGTCGACGCCGCGGGTGGCGACGAGCACGAATCCGAGAGCGACGCGCCGGAGGGGGACACCTCGATCGACGTCGAGGCCGTCGAGAGCGTCGGCTCCGAGGAGCGTGACGAGCCGAGCGGAGACCTCGACGACGCGGCGCTTCCGGAGTCAGTCGATGCCCCGAACTACGTTCTCTACGGCGGGAAGGGCGGCGTCGGCAAGACGACGATGGCGGCCGCGACGGCGCTTTCCTCGGCGGCCGCCGGGACGTCGACGCTCGTGGTTTCGACCGACCCGGCGCACTCGCTGTCCGACACTCTCGGCGTCGACGTGCCGCCGGAACCGACGCGGATTCGCGAGTCGATGCCGCTGTACGCCGCGGAGATCGATCCCGACGCGGTCGTCGCCGGGCCGTTCTCGCAGGGAGAGGACGGCGGCGGAGCGACCGGGCAAGCCGGCGACGACTCGGGCTTCGATCACGACGCCGACGTCGAGGGGAACCCCTTCGCCGACGACGCGAACGGCGGGAACGGCGGTCCGTTCGCCGACGACGGATTCGCCCCCGGGGAGAGTGACGCGGGTGGCGCGTCCCCGTTCGGCGACCTCGGCGGGATGGAAGAACTGCTCGGTGGCACGATGGGACCCGGGTCGATGCCCGGAGCCGACGAGGCGGCGGCGATGCAACAGCTGCTCGAATACCTCGATGACCCGCGGTTCGATCGGGTCGTCGTCGACACCGCGCCGACGGGGCACACGCTCCGGCTGCTCGAACTCCCCGAGATGATGGACACGATGCTCGGGCGGGTCGCGAAGCTCCGCCAGCAGTTCTCGGGGATGATGGAGGGCGTCAAAGGAATGTTCGGGATGGGCGCTCAGGACGCCGCCGCGCCCGACCTCGACGAGCTTCGCGAGCGGATCGAACGGCTGCGCGCGGTCCTTCGCGACCCGCGGAAGACCGATTTCCGCGTCGTGATGATCCCCGAGGAGATGAGCGTCGTCGAGTCCGAGCGGCTCGTCGAACGCCTCGACGGGTACGGAATCCCGGTGCAGACGCTCGTCGTCAACCGCGTGATGGAGGACCTCGCCGACGTGACCGCCGCCGAGGTCGACAACCAGTGGGTCGTCTCGCCCGACTTAGAGAACTGCGAGTTCTGCCAGCGCCGCTGGGGCGTCCAGCAGGACGCCATCGGTCGCGCGACCGAGCTGTTCAGAGGCCGCGACGTGAGACGCGTACCGCTTCTCGCCGAAGAGGTGCGCGGCGAGGGGGCGCTCCGGGTCGTCGCCGCGTGTCTGGCCTGA
- a CDS encoding pyridoxal phosphate-dependent aminotransferase: MTDTADASEEADDAYDEPLFQRVIRYAAAADRDVVDMVSGHPDWEPPEALREGLHTYADADSEAFQYPPSEGLRGLREEIAARRNVDVSRLVVTNGAGEANYLAMAGAIERGAGSEFLLTDPVYPYYPGKAELLDADVTRVPVREDGHVDIDAMRAAATADTAAIVVNTPNNPTGAVYDRESVAELADIAREVDALLVVDEVYDHFDFSNRFESALTLDRDHVVVTSAFSKSMAITGFRVGYAVFPADLVEGALTRHMLVNVATSRPAQAAVENALRETPPSYYESVRDRLRERIEAFTDALDAAGADYTTPEGAFYVLARFEEFPGTMENVERLIDEAGVAGMPGEAFGDAYDDWVRFALCTDRADEAADRLAAYFDGE, encoded by the coding sequence ATGACAGACACGGCCGACGCGTCGGAGGAGGCCGACGACGCGTACGACGAACCGCTCTTTCAGCGCGTCATCCGATACGCCGCCGCCGCCGACCGCGACGTCGTCGATATGGTGTCGGGCCACCCCGATTGGGAGCCGCCGGAGGCGCTCCGCGAGGGGCTGCACACCTACGCCGACGCCGATTCCGAGGCGTTCCAGTACCCGCCGAGCGAGGGGCTCCGCGGACTTCGCGAGGAGATCGCGGCCCGGCGGAACGTCGACGTCTCTCGGCTCGTCGTCACCAACGGCGCGGGCGAGGCTAACTATCTCGCGATGGCGGGCGCGATCGAGCGCGGGGCGGGCTCGGAGTTCCTCCTCACGGATCCCGTCTACCCGTACTACCCGGGCAAGGCGGAGCTTCTCGACGCGGACGTCACGCGCGTCCCCGTCCGCGAGGACGGCCACGTCGACATCGACGCGATGCGCGCGGCCGCCACGGCCGACACCGCAGCGATCGTCGTCAACACGCCCAACAACCCGACCGGGGCCGTCTACGACCGCGAGTCGGTCGCGGAACTGGCCGATATCGCCCGCGAGGTCGACGCGCTGCTCGTCGTCGACGAGGTGTACGACCACTTCGACTTTTCGAACCGGTTCGAGAGCGCGCTCACTCTCGATCGCGACCACGTCGTCGTCACCTCGGCGTTCTCGAAGTCGATGGCGATCACGGGCTTTCGCGTCGGCTATGCGGTCTTCCCCGCGGACCTCGTCGAGGGGGCGCTGACGCGGCATATGCTCGTGAACGTCGCGACCAGCCGACCCGCGCAGGCGGCCGTCGAGAACGCCCTGCGAGAGACGCCGCCGTCGTACTATGAGTCCGTCCGCGACAGGTTGCGGGAGCGGATCGAGGCTTTCACCGACGCGCTCGACGCCGCGGGCGCGGACTACACCACCCCCGAGGGCGCGTTCTACGTCCTCGCGCGCTTCGAGGAGTTCCCGGGGACGATGGAAAACGTCGAACGGCTGATCGACGAGGCCGGTGTCGCCGGGATGCCCGGCGAGGCCTTCGGCGACGCCTACGACGACTGGGTCCGCTTCGCGCTCTGCACCGATCGCGCCGACGAGGCGGCCGATCGGCTGGCCGCGTATTTCGACGGGGAGTGA
- a CDS encoding CinA family protein: MREFATEPPVEARVGDALDAADATVAVAESCTGGLIGSLLTDVPGSSAYFDRSVVTYSYDAKLTALGVSREALDEHGAVSEPVAREMAAGVRDIAGVDWGISTTGIAGPEGGTPEKPVGTVYIGLAHRGEWGTDDSYTRVERFEFDGSRTQIKEQIARRALETLCDAVDA; this comes from the coding sequence ATGCGAGAGTTCGCAACCGAGCCGCCGGTCGAGGCCCGCGTCGGCGACGCACTCGACGCGGCAGACGCGACCGTCGCCGTCGCCGAGTCCTGCACCGGCGGGCTGATCGGCTCGCTCCTGACGGACGTCCCCGGCTCCTCGGCGTACTTCGATCGGTCGGTCGTCACCTACTCCTACGACGCGAAGCTGACCGCTCTCGGCGTCTCGCGGGAGGCACTCGACGAGCACGGCGCGGTCTCAGAGCCGGTCGCACGCGAGATGGCCGCCGGCGTCCGCGACATCGCCGGTGTCGACTGGGGGATCTCGACGACCGGCATCGCGGGCCCCGAGGGCGGCACCCCGGAGAAACCGGTCGGAACCGTCTACATCGGGCTGGCCCACCGCGGCGAGTGGGGGACGGACGATTCCTACACCCGCGTCGAACGCTTCGAGTTCGACGGGAGCCGAACGCAGATCAAAGAGCAGATCGCCCGGCGGGCGCTCGAAACACTCTGTGACGCCGTCGACGCGTAG
- a CDS encoding metal-dependent hydrolase translates to MNKDGHVLNGALLAVGLGIILTVDPFAGPILEGANGETTVDAAWALAGDIGRSIAALSLPVILGALFPDVDTAFGRHRKTLHNLPVLGIFLAFPYLFGNLQFVWIGVATHYVLDIVGSKRGIALWYPFSATEYGFPTGVATSSKWAMRATVLVTLIELGILFVVHNYLIALNTPVSEATNLLAAFAGI, encoded by the coding sequence ATGAACAAAGACGGACACGTGCTGAACGGGGCGCTCTTGGCGGTCGGACTCGGGATCATCCTCACCGTCGATCCGTTCGCCGGACCGATACTCGAAGGGGCGAACGGCGAGACCACTGTCGACGCCGCGTGGGCGCTCGCGGGCGACATCGGACGGTCGATCGCCGCGCTGTCGCTACCGGTCATCCTCGGCGCGCTGTTTCCCGACGTCGACACCGCGTTCGGCCGCCACCGAAAGACGCTGCACAACCTCCCGGTGCTGGGCATCTTCCTCGCGTTCCCGTACCTCTTTGGCAACCTCCAGTTCGTCTGGATCGGCGTCGCGACGCACTACGTCCTCGACATCGTGGGATCGAAGCGCGGTATCGCGCTCTGGTATCCGTTCTCCGCGACGGAGTACGGCTTCCCGACCGGCGTCGCGACGTCGAGCAAGTGGGCGATGCGGGCCACCGTGCTCGTCACGCTGATCGAACTCGGTATCCTCTTCGTCGTTCACAACTACCTCATCGCGCTCAATACGCCGGTCTCGGAGGCGACGAATCTCCTCGCGGCGTTCGCCGGAATCTGA
- a CDS encoding PHP-associated domain-containing protein, whose protein sequence is MLNERVVARAKACGLDVLVYAPHFTRLPELRARAERFSDDDLLVVPAREVFAGTWRDRRHLLAVGLAEPIPDFISLDGAFDAFRRQGAAVLVPHPLFLNVSLDAEEIRAHRERIHAVETHNLKLFEWQNRRARRIAHDVDRPGFGSSYAHLHGSVGEVWTTFEREIDSELDLVEALRDGAPRTVYRRNGPWHAARGLAEFAHLGYENSWSKLDRMFLSGTEPTHPSHVAYGGRFDDVSVY, encoded by the coding sequence ATCCTGAACGAGCGTGTCGTCGCCCGCGCGAAGGCTTGCGGCCTCGACGTACTCGTCTACGCTCCGCATTTCACGCGACTTCCCGAACTCCGTGCCCGTGCGGAGCGCTTCTCGGACGACGACCTGCTCGTCGTTCCCGCTCGCGAAGTGTTCGCCGGGACGTGGCGCGACCGGCGGCACCTCCTCGCAGTCGGACTCGCCGAACCGATTCCGGATTTCATCTCTCTCGACGGCGCGTTCGACGCCTTCCGACGGCAGGGCGCGGCCGTGCTCGTACCGCACCCGCTGTTTCTCAACGTGAGCCTCGACGCCGAGGAGATCCGAGCACACCGAGAGCGAATCCACGCGGTCGAGACGCACAACCTGAAGCTGTTCGAGTGGCAGAACCGCCGCGCGCGACGGATCGCGCACGACGTCGATCGCCCCGGGTTCGGCTCGTCGTACGCACATCTGCACGGGAGCGTCGGGGAGGTGTGGACGACGTTCGAGCGCGAGATCGACTCCGAGCTCGATCTCGTCGAGGCGCTGCGCGATGGCGCGCCGCGGACGGTGTATCGGCGGAACGGTCCGTGGCACGCGGCCCGCGGGCTTGCGGAGTTCGCACACCTCGGCTACGAGAACTCGTGGAGCAAGCTCGATCGGATGTTCCTCTCCGGAACGGAGCCGACCCATCCGAGCCACGTCGCCTACGGCGGACGCTTCGACGACGTCAGCGTGTACTGA
- a CDS encoding DUF7565 family protein, whose protein sequence is MSLWKCGIGGCSERFEDVESAIIHQTVEHNRHECTVCGSIVPDGYFAIRHAFEEHSRAEYVRAYDADSTAVRVREDIKAAIEDEADLRAVVEELKRRDAL, encoded by the coding sequence ATGTCCCTGTGGAAGTGCGGCATCGGCGGCTGCTCGGAGCGGTTCGAGGACGTCGAATCCGCGATCATCCACCAGACGGTCGAACACAACCGTCACGAGTGCACGGTCTGCGGCAGCATCGTCCCCGACGGCTACTTCGCGATCCGACACGCCTTCGAGGAGCACTCTCGGGCCGAATACGTCCGCGCTTACGACGCCGACTCGACGGCCGTTCGCGTCCGCGAGGACATCAAAGCCGCCATCGAGGACGAGGCCGACCTCAGAGCCGTCGTCGAAGAGCTCAAGCGCCGGGACGCGCTGTAG
- a CDS encoding transcription elongation factor Spt5 gives MPIFSVKTTASQERTVADMIANREEPEIHAVLAPDSLTSYVMVEADNDAVITRALEEIPHARGLVKTGGDAGKSSMAEVEHFLSPTPDVEGIAEGDIVELIAGPFKGEKARVQRIDETKDQVTVELYEATVPIPVTVRGDQIRVLDSDER, from the coding sequence GTGCCGATCTTCTCGGTGAAGACGACCGCGAGCCAAGAGCGGACCGTCGCGGATATGATCGCGAACCGCGAGGAGCCCGAGATCCACGCCGTGTTGGCACCCGATTCGCTCACGAGCTACGTGATGGTCGAGGCCGACAACGACGCGGTGATCACGCGGGCCCTCGAAGAGATTCCGCACGCTCGCGGACTCGTCAAGACCGGCGGCGACGCCGGGAAGTCCTCGATGGCGGAGGTCGAGCACTTCCTCTCGCCGACGCCCGACGTTGAGGGCATCGCCGAGGGCGACATCGTCGAACTGATCGCCGGACCGTTCAAGGGCGAGAAGGCTCGCGTCCAGCGGATCGACGAGACGAAAGATCAGGTCACCGTCGAACTGTACGAGGCGACCGTCCCGATTCCGGTCACCGTCCGCGGCGACCAGATCCGCGTCCTCGACAGCGACGAGCGATAG
- a CDS encoding protein translocase SEC61 complex subunit gamma — MDVKYDLTSYVRVLKLASTPGWEEFSQISLIAGAGIVLVGFLGFLIYAVMSFLPGGV; from the coding sequence ATGGACGTCAAGTACGACCTGACGAGCTACGTGCGGGTGCTGAAGCTGGCGAGCACCCCCGGGTGGGAGGAGTTCTCACAGATCAGCCTCATCGCCGGTGCCGGCATCGTTCTCGTCGGCTTCCTCGGCTTTCTCATCTACGCGGTAATGAGCTTCCTCCCCGGAGGTGTCTGA
- a CDS encoding desampylase, with protein sequence MADSTLVLTREVYDDIVYQGYGGGSEEICGVLAGEYGDERSVVSEAHQVDNVAETPQIRYAMDPEEQLETIESIEAAGREVVGFYHTHPTGPVHPSDTDAERAAWPGYSYAICAFDGYPYLGSWRWAGDAFEREAVELVE encoded by the coding sequence GTGGCCGATTCGACGCTCGTCCTGACGCGCGAGGTCTACGACGACATCGTCTATCAGGGCTACGGCGGCGGGAGCGAGGAGATCTGCGGCGTCCTCGCGGGCGAGTACGGCGACGAGCGAAGCGTCGTCAGCGAGGCTCACCAAGTCGATAACGTCGCCGAGACGCCACAGATCCGGTACGCGATGGATCCCGAAGAACAGCTCGAAACCATCGAATCGATCGAGGCGGCGGGCCGCGAGGTCGTCGGCTTCTACCACACACATCCAACGGGTCCAGTGCACCCCAGCGACACCGACGCCGAGCGCGCGGCGTGGCCGGGGTACTCCTATGCGATCTGCGCGTTCGACGGCTACCCGTACCTCGGCTCGTGGCGCTGGGCCGGCGACGCGTTCGAGCGAGAGGCCGTCGAGTTAGTCGAGTAG
- a CDS encoding rhodanese-like domain-containing protein, giving the protein MIQEISAKELHERQTSGDGPQVIDIRNSAEFAQGHIPGAINVPMHELPSRIDEIEWDDEVVVACPIGQSSIQAARLIGSYEGVEDAGEVRSLAGGYNAWEYELESEE; this is encoded by the coding sequence ATGATCCAAGAGATCTCAGCAAAAGAACTCCACGAGCGGCAGACGTCCGGCGACGGCCCGCAGGTCATCGACATCCGGAATTCCGCGGAGTTCGCCCAGGGACACATCCCCGGCGCGATCAACGTTCCGATGCACGAACTCCCGAGCCGCATCGACGAGATCGAGTGGGACGACGAGGTCGTCGTCGCCTGCCCGATCGGCCAATCGTCGATCCAAGCGGCCCGACTCATCGGCAGTTACGAGGGCGTCGAGGACGCGGGCGAGGTACGGAGCCTCGCCGGTGGGTACAACGCGTGGGAGTACGAACTCGAATCCGAGGAGTAA